The following proteins are co-located in the Echinicola sp. 20G genome:
- a CDS encoding PQQ-dependent sugar dehydrogenase: protein MPTQKYLQSILNLFLISISIIACNTNGGSDSPEPETPDGSNLPPVETLEPNTSYSPNFDNQTRANGNKTETAYTVEVFANGLTSPWGMSNLPDGRIIVTEKRGTLRIISLTGTVSNPINGLPTVNSSGQGGLLDVAIDPDFSTTRMIYWTFSQDGGQGTATAVAKGRLSNDEQQIEDAEVIYTALPEFNGTAHYGSRLEWDGEGNLFVSTGERSSASIRGQAQELDAALGKILRISTEGNALESNPFYGESQSLPEIYSYGHRNVQGIAIHPVTGDLWEAELGPRGGDEVNLIIPGNNYGWPVISYGIEYSGSAIGQGITYQEGMEQPIYYWDPVISPSGITFYSGNLISEWENNLFLAALSGQHIARLVIEDNEVVAEERLLVEEGKRFRDVLEGMDGALYAVTDENNASLYRITL from the coding sequence ATGCCAACCCAAAAGTATCTCCAGTCAATATTAAACCTTTTTCTAATTTCAATTAGTATAATTGCATGTAATACCAATGGAGGGTCTGATTCTCCAGAACCTGAAACACCTGATGGATCAAATCTGCCTCCAGTAGAAACATTGGAACCCAACACCAGCTACTCTCCTAATTTTGACAATCAAACCAGGGCCAATGGAAATAAGACAGAAACGGCTTACACGGTGGAGGTATTCGCTAATGGCTTGACAAGCCCATGGGGAATGAGCAATCTGCCTGACGGTCGAATTATCGTAACCGAAAAAAGGGGTACTTTGAGGATAATATCTCTGACAGGTACGGTAAGTAATCCAATAAATGGTTTACCAACAGTCAATAGTTCAGGGCAAGGAGGCTTATTGGATGTAGCTATTGACCCAGATTTTAGCACGACCAGAATGATCTACTGGACTTTTTCACAAGATGGCGGTCAAGGAACTGCTACAGCAGTGGCTAAAGGAAGGCTTTCCAACGATGAACAGCAGATCGAAGACGCTGAAGTTATCTATACTGCCCTACCTGAATTCAATGGAACAGCTCATTACGGTTCTCGCCTGGAGTGGGATGGGGAAGGAAATTTGTTTGTCAGCACCGGAGAAAGATCCAGTGCGAGTATCCGGGGACAGGCCCAAGAACTTGATGCTGCCCTTGGAAAAATCCTCCGCATATCCACGGAAGGAAATGCATTAGAAAGTAACCCCTTTTATGGAGAAAGCCAATCGCTGCCTGAAATCTATTCCTATGGGCATCGAAATGTCCAAGGAATAGCCATTCACCCAGTTACTGGAGACTTATGGGAGGCAGAGCTAGGCCCTAGGGGTGGTGATGAAGTTAATCTGATTATACCTGGCAACAACTATGGCTGGCCTGTTATTTCCTATGGCATAGAATACAGTGGGAGCGCTATTGGTCAAGGAATTACCTATCAGGAGGGTATGGAACAACCTATATACTATTGGGATCCCGTTATCTCCCCAAGTGGAATCACATTTTATTCAGGTAATTTAATCTCTGAATGGGAAAATAATTTATTCTTGGCGGCACTAAGTGGTCAGCACATCGCAAGATTAGTAATCGAGGATAATGAGGTGGTAGCAGAAGAGCGCTTACTAGTGGAGGAAGGCAAAAGATTTAGAGATGTGTTGGAGGGGATGGATGGTGCTCTTTACGCAGTTACAGATGAAAACAATGCCAGTCTCTATCGCATTACACTTTAA
- a CDS encoding molybdopterin cofactor-binding domain-containing protein, which translates to MRPTISRRNFIKVSAISGGGMLMSFSFLNTNPSEEQITENLFSPNSYISLNSDGKVVIMAPNPEIGQGVKTSLPMIIAEELGVDWQDVKVEFAPLKDEFGRQRAGGSGSIRGRFEELRIVGATAREMLTIAAAQTWGVPISECHAENGIVKHKSTGKTLGYGELATKATKVEVPSSPKLKDPKDFKIIGSRVNDVDASKIASGLPLFGIDTRREGMLFAMVSRSPAYGKTLKSVNDSDALEVNGVKKVIKLENSVAVLATSTWAAKKGRDALKIEWEAAEKLENTVEHFDSFKEMVMDANIEPVRNDGDFEATKSIASKVLDVTYEIHTLSHGQMEPLNFFADVKENEVELFGPTQVPDSLRKQVSEKLGISEEAIKVAMPRQGGGFGRKLMTDNGVEAALISAAAKSPVQVQWTREDDMQNDFYRPAEMYRYQATLSEDGLLGWYQSGVGIGRGARGNSYVAGALDNYRCIGQGFESNTPTGWWRAPGACTLAYVAESFMDEVCIELKKDPIDFRLALFNQAKMTPIGRLSYDPDKYKGVVELVAKMSNWGNTPKGLFRGMSTWYSFGSYAAEVVDIELVNGKPRVVKVYCAVNCGRVINRSGAENQVQGAIVDGICHAMFPKVTFVDGAVAETNFHTYKFLRMKDAPLEIEVDFVTSDEAPTGLGEPALPPVAAALANAIFAATGKRIRKMPFSEQLG; encoded by the coding sequence ATGAGACCAACAATATCCAGAAGGAATTTCATAAAAGTTTCAGCCATTTCTGGTGGAGGGATGCTTATGAGCTTTTCTTTTTTAAACACCAACCCGAGCGAAGAACAAATTACTGAAAATCTATTTTCGCCCAATTCTTATATCTCTTTGAATTCAGACGGAAAGGTAGTCATCATGGCCCCAAACCCTGAAATAGGCCAAGGTGTCAAGACTTCATTACCTATGATCATTGCTGAAGAATTAGGAGTTGATTGGCAAGATGTAAAAGTGGAGTTTGCCCCATTAAAAGATGAATTTGGAAGACAAAGGGCCGGTGGAAGTGGCTCCATCAGAGGAAGGTTTGAAGAATTACGAATTGTAGGTGCCACCGCGCGTGAAATGTTGACCATAGCTGCTGCTCAGACTTGGGGTGTACCAATTTCTGAGTGTCATGCTGAAAATGGGATAGTTAAACATAAAAGTACTGGAAAAACATTAGGCTATGGAGAATTGGCTACCAAAGCCACCAAGGTGGAAGTCCCTAGCTCTCCAAAACTAAAGGATCCAAAGGACTTCAAGATTATTGGCTCCAGGGTCAATGATGTAGATGCCTCAAAAATAGCTTCTGGGCTTCCTCTTTTTGGAATCGACACCCGTCGAGAGGGTATGTTGTTTGCCATGGTTTCTCGTTCCCCAGCTTACGGGAAAACACTAAAATCCGTCAATGACTCAGACGCCCTTGAAGTGAATGGCGTTAAAAAAGTTATTAAATTAGAAAATTCTGTTGCTGTGTTGGCTACCTCTACTTGGGCGGCCAAGAAAGGCCGAGATGCATTAAAAATAGAATGGGAAGCGGCCGAAAAGCTTGAAAATACTGTTGAGCACTTTGACTCTTTTAAAGAAATGGTCATGGATGCAAATATTGAGCCGGTCAGAAATGATGGTGATTTTGAGGCAACCAAGAGCATTGCTTCTAAAGTATTGGACGTAACTTATGAAATACACACCCTTTCCCATGGGCAGATGGAACCACTTAATTTTTTTGCAGATGTAAAAGAAAATGAAGTGGAGTTATTCGGACCAACCCAAGTGCCAGATTCCCTTAGAAAGCAAGTATCAGAAAAATTAGGCATTTCAGAAGAAGCGATTAAAGTAGCCATGCCTAGACAAGGTGGCGGCTTTGGAAGGAAATTGATGACGGATAATGGCGTAGAAGCTGCTTTGATCTCTGCTGCAGCCAAATCACCAGTACAGGTTCAATGGACCCGGGAGGATGATATGCAGAATGACTTTTACCGACCAGCCGAAATGTACAGGTATCAGGCTACACTTTCTGAAGATGGACTATTAGGTTGGTACCAATCAGGAGTAGGTATAGGTCGTGGTGCAAGAGGGAATAGCTATGTGGCTGGAGCCCTGGACAACTACCGTTGTATCGGACAGGGGTTTGAGAGCAACACGCCCACAGGTTGGTGGCGAGCTCCCGGAGCATGTACCTTGGCCTATGTGGCTGAATCCTTTATGGATGAGGTTTGTATTGAATTGAAAAAAGATCCTATTGACTTTAGACTCGCATTATTTAATCAGGCTAAAATGACTCCTATTGGTCGTTTATCCTATGACCCAGATAAATATAAGGGAGTGGTAGAACTCGTTGCAAAAATGAGCAATTGGGGCAACACACCTAAGGGACTTTTCAGAGGGATGTCTACATGGTATTCCTTTGGTTCATATGCAGCAGAAGTGGTAGACATTGAGTTGGTCAATGGTAAACCGAGGGTGGTCAAAGTCTATTGTGCGGTCAATTGTGGACGTGTAATCAATCGAAGTGGAGCAGAAAACCAAGTTCAGGGTGCTATCGTTGACGGAATCTGTCATGCCATGTTTCCGAAGGTCACCTTTGTGGATGGAGCAGTCGCTGAAACCAACTTTCACACTTACAAATTTCTAAGAATGAAAGATGCTCCGCTTGAAATTGAGGTTGATTTTGTGACATCTGATGAGGCACCAACTGGATTAGGGGAACCTGCCCTGCCTCCAGTAGCAGCTGCTTTAGCCAATGCGATTTTTGCCGCGACCGGAAAAAGAATTCGCAAAATGCCATTCAGTGAACAACTGGGTTGA
- a CDS encoding (2Fe-2S)-binding protein yields the protein MSKYTLSVNGQTMTAEVDDDTPLLWVLRDHLNLLGTKFGCGVAQCGACTVHMNGNAVRSCVLPISAVSDNEIVTIEGLSESGEHPLQKAWVENDVSQCGYCQAGQIMAAAALLTKNPKPTDQEIDRSITNICRCGTHVRIRKAIHSASEKL from the coding sequence ATGTCAAAATATACACTTTCAGTGAATGGTCAAACAATGACGGCAGAAGTAGATGATGATACACCGCTGTTATGGGTATTACGTGATCACCTAAATCTTTTAGGCACTAAATTCGGATGTGGAGTGGCACAATGTGGGGCATGTACTGTTCACATGAATGGAAATGCCGTCAGGTCCTGCGTCTTACCGATTTCGGCTGTATCCGATAATGAAATTGTGACGATCGAGGGGCTAAGTGAAAGTGGAGAGCATCCGTTGCAAAAAGCCTGGGTAGAAAATGATGTTTCCCAATGTGGTTACTGTCAGGCAGGGCAGATCATGGCTGCCGCAGCCTTGCTTACCAAAAACCCAAAACCCACCGATCAGGAAATCGATCGTTCTATAACCAACATTTGCCGATGTGGCACACATGTAAGGATCCGTAAAGCCATTCATTCTGCATCAGAAAAATTATAA
- a CDS encoding beta-N-acetylglucosaminidase domain-containing protein, with amino-acid sequence MKSFIMSFMLLVLSCSFSFAQINNQARILYRPLVFPEPVSLQLKKGEFLMTPTVTLVKNKLSPEIEELIIAALNKAGVNDINYAKNLPDHLDHTYIVVGSKSEETIQAALDKVNTGVESRKEAYTLASASIDDGSLVTLAGSDENGLFYAAQTFSQLVMQEAISNLVIQDYPAMPIRGTIEGFYGKPWSMESRKAHLEFLGSVKANTYVYSPKDDPYARDQWREAYPKETLEELAALVETSEKNHVNFVYAISPGPTICFSNSGDLEALKTKFEKLYAIGVRDFYVALDDIEYTKWNCDQDEAYYGESGTTAAGIAQSELLNKLQQILDKMDPKISPLIMVPTEYYNASESDYKNALIANLNPKIVIQWTGTDVVPPSISNQDASKATKAFGRKTLLWDNYPVNDFGQTIGRLLLAPYRYREAGLSKELSGILSNPMNQEMPSRVAVTGVSSFAWNDKAYDPDIIWHIAAQNLANGDKRATDALLMFFDTQHLAPTFGSQPWQEQAPVLKAILDNIRKVLAFGDPDSKEIEINSLKKYANKFYQSPNIIRAVVDPVFIDEAEPWLVAMEIWGKALILTAEGLEAANSGNKNCQVYFLKAKELAKEASEVLSIPGATRFDGKIKIADGVLDVFIEEAPNLIYCP; translated from the coding sequence ATGAAATCCTTTATCATGAGCTTCATGCTTCTCGTATTGAGTTGCAGTTTTAGTTTTGCACAAATTAACAATCAAGCTAGAATTTTATACAGACCATTAGTTTTTCCGGAACCAGTTTCATTGCAATTGAAGAAAGGGGAGTTTTTAATGACTCCAACCGTTACGCTTGTCAAAAATAAATTGAGTCCCGAAATAGAAGAACTGATTATTGCAGCATTAAATAAAGCGGGAGTTAATGATATAAATTACGCGAAGAATCTGCCAGATCATTTAGATCATACTTACATAGTTGTAGGGTCAAAAAGTGAAGAAACTATTCAAGCAGCATTGGATAAAGTTAACACAGGAGTAGAATCCAGAAAGGAAGCTTATACCTTGGCAAGTGCTTCCATAGATGATGGATCGCTTGTAACACTAGCTGGAAGTGACGAAAACGGGCTGTTTTATGCTGCCCAAACATTCAGTCAATTGGTCATGCAGGAGGCCATATCGAACCTTGTTATTCAGGATTATCCGGCAATGCCAATTAGAGGAACAATTGAAGGCTTTTATGGAAAGCCATGGTCTATGGAAAGTAGAAAAGCGCATTTGGAATTTTTGGGTAGCGTCAAGGCAAATACCTATGTATATAGCCCAAAAGACGACCCTTATGCCAGAGACCAATGGCGAGAAGCATATCCCAAGGAGACCTTGGAAGAGTTAGCTGCGCTGGTTGAAACCTCTGAAAAGAACCATGTTAATTTTGTTTATGCGATTTCACCAGGTCCAACGATTTGTTTTTCTAATTCGGGCGACCTTGAGGCTTTAAAAACGAAATTTGAGAAATTATATGCCATTGGAGTGAGGGATTTTTATGTGGCACTGGATGATATTGAATATACTAAATGGAATTGTGATCAAGATGAAGCTTACTATGGTGAATCTGGAACGACCGCTGCAGGGATTGCCCAGTCTGAACTTCTCAATAAGCTCCAGCAAATTCTAGATAAAATGGATCCAAAAATCAGTCCATTGATAATGGTGCCTACTGAATATTATAATGCCAGTGAGAGTGACTACAAGAATGCGTTGATAGCAAATTTAAATCCTAAAATAGTGATTCAATGGACAGGTACAGATGTGGTGCCACCATCCATATCCAATCAAGATGCAAGTAAGGCCACCAAAGCATTTGGCAGGAAAACACTCCTTTGGGATAATTACCCTGTCAATGATTTTGGCCAAACTATTGGTCGACTATTACTTGCTCCATATAGATATCGCGAGGCAGGTTTATCCAAGGAATTATCAGGTATCCTGTCTAATCCTATGAATCAGGAAATGCCAAGTAGAGTTGCTGTAACCGGGGTTAGTTCATTTGCTTGGAATGATAAGGCCTATGATCCAGATATTATTTGGCATATCGCTGCGCAAAATCTGGCAAATGGAGATAAAAGGGCAACTGACGCGCTATTGATGTTTTTTGATACCCAGCACCTAGCGCCTACTTTCGGAAGTCAACCTTGGCAAGAACAGGCGCCAGTGTTGAAAGCAATACTTGATAACATTAGAAAAGTGTTGGCTTTTGGAGATCCCGATTCAAAAGAAATAGAAATCAATAGTTTAAAAAAATACGCCAATAAATTCTATCAGTCTCCTAATATTATTCGTGCCGTGGTTGATCCTGTATTTATTGATGAAGCTGAACCTTGGTTAGTAGCGATGGAAATATGGGGCAAAGCCTTAATCCTAACAGCTGAAGGGTTAGAAGCTGCCAACAGTGGTAATAAGAATTGCCAAGTTTACTTTTTAAAAGCCAAAGAACTTGCTAAAGAGGCCTCTGAGGTTTTAAGCATACCTGGTGCAACTAGATTTGATGGGAAAATAAAGATTGCTGACGGTGTTTTGGATGTTTTTATAGAAGAGGCTCCAAATTTAATTTATTGTCCATGA
- a CDS encoding ATP-binding protein: MISNKDYLSKAIHDIEDYAIIFMNPDGIILDWNLGAQRIKGYEAQEIIGQNFRKFYSQEDLGLKKPDSLIELALKTGKAIDEGWRVRKDKSLFWGSITITCVHDDSGKVIGFSKVTRDLTERKKADDLKEKFINDITRKNKELEQFTYLASHDLQEPLRTINTFTEYLIDELQSDFVKEDLIQYAEFISTSSKRMSDLVHGLLEYSRLGKSETFKSVDMEALVENVWSDISNLVSRKKAQLDLKPLPKVNGYETELRILFQNLITNALKFNISDSPKVEVSALKQTESILFAVKDNGIGIEKKDVNKIFQIFKRLHNRNEYEGYGIGLSHCKKIAELHHGRLWVESEAGKGSIFFFELPLSIKDEY, from the coding sequence ATGATTTCCAACAAAGATTACCTGAGCAAGGCCATTCATGATATAGAAGACTATGCTATTATTTTCATGAACCCTGATGGGATTATTTTGGACTGGAACCTTGGTGCTCAGAGAATTAAAGGATATGAGGCCCAAGAAATAATCGGTCAAAACTTCCGTAAGTTTTATTCCCAAGAAGACCTGGGCTTAAAAAAACCTGATAGCTTGATTGAGCTAGCATTGAAAACTGGCAAAGCAATAGATGAAGGTTGGAGGGTAAGAAAGGATAAAAGTCTATTTTGGGGCAGCATTACTATTACCTGTGTTCATGATGATTCAGGAAAGGTGATAGGTTTTAGCAAAGTTACAAGGGACCTTACAGAAAGAAAAAAGGCAGATGATCTAAAAGAGAAGTTTATCAATGATATAACCAGAAAAAACAAAGAACTGGAGCAATTCACCTATTTAGCATCACATGATTTGCAGGAACCGCTACGCACAATAAATACCTTTACAGAATACTTGATAGATGAACTTCAAAGTGATTTTGTAAAAGAGGATTTGATTCAATATGCAGAATTTATTTCTACTTCTTCCAAAAGGATGAGTGATTTGGTACATGGATTACTCGAATATTCGAGATTGGGGAAATCAGAAACTTTTAAGTCAGTGGACATGGAAGCATTGGTTGAAAATGTTTGGTCTGACATTTCAAATCTAGTATCTAGAAAAAAAGCCCAGTTAGATTTGAAACCTTTACCAAAGGTCAATGGTTATGAGACGGAATTACGTATTCTTTTTCAGAACCTGATTACAAATGCACTTAAATTCAACATTAGTGATTCACCAAAAGTTGAAGTTTCAGCCCTTAAACAAACAGAATCTATCCTTTTTGCTGTAAAGGACAATGGGATAGGTATTGAAAAGAAAGATGTGAATAAGATATTTCAAATATTCAAAAGGCTGCACAACAGAAATGAGTATGAGGGATATGGTATTGGCTTGTCCCATTGTAAAAAGATTGCTGAATTGCATCATGGAAGATTGTGGGTAGAGTCGGAAGCTGGGAAAGGAAGTATATTCTTCTTCGAATTACCTTTAAGTATAAAAGATGAGTACTAA
- a CDS encoding response regulator produces MSTKIKSILLVDDDEATNFANRKILTKLKLAEQINVALNGKEAIEFLKNDESFTNQDKNLIRPQLILLDINMPVMDGWEFMEAYKNLSHERKADAVVVMLSTSGNPDDISRAASFPEISGYNTKPLRPEALKEILDQHFPD; encoded by the coding sequence ATGAGTACTAAAATAAAATCAATTTTGTTGGTGGATGATGATGAAGCCACAAATTTTGCCAATCGTAAAATACTTACCAAACTTAAATTGGCCGAACAAATCAATGTTGCACTGAATGGTAAAGAAGCAATAGAGTTTCTTAAAAATGATGAGTCATTTACAAATCAAGACAAGAACTTAATTAGGCCTCAATTGATCTTATTGGATATTAATATGCCAGTTATGGACGGATGGGAATTTATGGAAGCATATAAGAATCTTTCTCATGAAAGAAAAGCAGATGCGGTGGTAGTCATGTTAAGTACATCAGGAAATCCGGACGACATCAGCCGTGCAGCTTCTTTTCCTGAAATATCAGGATATAATACCAAGCCCCTTCGTCCAGAGGCATTAAAAGAAATACTGGATCAGCATTTCCCGGATTGA
- a CDS encoding siderophore-interacting protein — protein sequence MRENNEDRAAPKIMSGILKVKSRTLLTPHYIRLILEGEHLKNFSMAQVGDNNKLLIPTDPAVPMQLPLAPKSKQENGAAGAIVRTYTLRDLNTHKGEMTVDFVAHGENGPASKWALNAKKGDQIGVLMKMKGKELYMEADFYALIGDHTALPVISVILSQLPSDAKGVAIIEVPGPEDTLTLEKPENISVSWIYNPTPEKGSSLFGEVERIDFPKNLRKFVFSAGEFHSIKVIQNYFRNSDFLRHEWRAYSYWKAGQSEDKSSADRAAVAHRGN from the coding sequence ATGAGAGAAAACAATGAAGATCGAGCCGCTCCCAAAATAATGAGTGGTATCCTAAAGGTTAAATCAAGAACACTCCTTACTCCCCATTATATTAGGTTAATCCTTGAAGGAGAACACCTGAAGAACTTTTCAATGGCGCAAGTTGGCGATAACAACAAGCTTTTGATCCCTACAGACCCAGCCGTTCCGATGCAGCTTCCCTTAGCCCCCAAAAGTAAACAAGAAAACGGAGCAGCTGGAGCAATTGTCAGAACTTATACTTTAAGAGATCTAAATACCCATAAGGGAGAAATGACTGTTGATTTTGTCGCCCATGGAGAAAACGGGCCAGCTTCCAAATGGGCACTCAATGCTAAAAAGGGTGACCAAATTGGGGTATTAATGAAAATGAAAGGTAAAGAGTTGTACATGGAAGCCGACTTTTATGCCCTGATCGGTGACCATACTGCCCTTCCTGTTATCAGTGTAATACTGTCTCAGCTCCCTAGCGATGCAAAAGGAGTTGCAATCATTGAAGTACCTGGTCCTGAGGATACCCTAACACTTGAAAAACCAGAAAACATTTCAGTTTCATGGATCTATAATCCTACTCCAGAGAAAGGATCCTCTTTATTTGGAGAAGTAGAGAGAATTGACTTTCCTAAAAACCTAAGGAAGTTTGTATTCTCTGCAGGAGAGTTCCACTCCATTAAAGTCATCCAAAATTACTTTCGCAACTCTGATTTCCTTCGACACGAATGGAGAGCTTATTCTTATTGGAAAGCAGGACAAAGTGAAGATAAAAGTTCTGCCGACCGGGCAGCTGTGGCTCATCGCGGTAATTGA
- a CDS encoding GreA/GreB family elongation factor: protein MKPLIRKSDYQTIRNILLSSRSNGQHHDLLPLENELKNCEVLEDPLLDERIVRLYSTVEVLDLTFKNTIKLTLVLPQDANIKTGQVSILAPLAVALIGYQEGHQFSWTLPAGERQLKILKVDQNK from the coding sequence ATGAAACCATTGATAAGAAAATCAGATTATCAAACCATTAGAAATATCCTCCTATCATCTAGATCCAATGGTCAGCACCACGACCTATTGCCATTGGAAAATGAACTGAAAAACTGTGAGGTTTTGGAGGATCCCCTGCTTGATGAACGGATAGTACGTTTATATTCCACTGTCGAGGTATTGGACCTGACCTTTAAAAACACCATCAAGCTTACATTGGTCCTTCCCCAAGATGCCAATATCAAGACTGGCCAGGTGTCCATTTTGGCACCATTGGCTGTAGCACTGATTGGATATCAGGAAGGCCATCAATTCAGTTGGACCTTACCAGCAGGAGAGCGGCAGCTCAAGATCTTAAAAGTAGATCAGAACAAATAA
- a CDS encoding zeta toxin family protein, whose product MTKRMRIFAGPNGSGKSSIIKAIRNTEVQSGKTLDFGIYINADDIAQDLYNSGLDFSTYKIIYDQQEFEEVAHNSGLIRREFPLPRLMQCIKVSNNRLKVIRKIADEKNDNPYERIAQILADFLRKKLLKEGVKFSFETVFSHPSKVAIIKQAKEAGYKVYLYFVSTEDPTINVHRVKKVRVPQDGHDVPEDKIIDRYYRSMDLLYKAAQHCYQAYFFDNSKEGERHNLFAHFKLNGRGKKVWNDIKNEEVPEWFKHYYSGKIG is encoded by the coding sequence ATGACCAAACGCATGCGAATATTTGCTGGTCCCAACGGTTCAGGCAAAAGTTCCATCATAAAAGCCATTAGAAATACCGAAGTTCAAAGTGGTAAAACACTGGACTTCGGTATTTATATAAATGCAGACGATATAGCTCAAGACCTTTACAATAGTGGACTTGATTTTTCTACATATAAAATAATATATGATCAGCAGGAGTTTGAGGAAGTTGCTCATAATTCTGGATTGATCAGAAGAGAATTTCCACTACCTAGACTGATGCAATGCATAAAAGTATCCAATAACCGTTTAAAGGTCATTCGAAAAATTGCAGATGAAAAGAATGACAATCCATATGAAAGGATCGCCCAAATACTGGCTGATTTTTTAAGAAAGAAATTATTAAAAGAAGGAGTGAAATTTTCCTTCGAAACGGTTTTTTCTCATCCGAGCAAAGTAGCAATCATCAAACAGGCTAAGGAAGCAGGTTATAAGGTTTACCTTTACTTTGTTTCCACAGAAGATCCAACAATAAATGTTCATAGGGTAAAGAAGGTCAGGGTTCCCCAGGATGGACACGATGTTCCAGAGGATAAGATTATTGACAGGTATTACCGCTCCATGGATTTGTTATACAAGGCAGCCCAGCATTGTTACCAGGCTTATTTTTTTGATAATTCCAAAGAAGGAGAACGGCATAACCTATTTGCACATTTCAAGCTGAATGGAAGAGGAAAGAAGGTTTGGAATGATATCAAAAATGAAGAAGTGCCGGAATGGTTCAAGCATTATTATTCGGGGAAAATTGGTTGA
- a CDS encoding imm11 family protein, protein MSIKNDEMYSLFDGDRRGAMRVDILDDSVEQESLFRNGSTHVVRFKQYEGKQLYDVVPSTFANIYLVSSKFRDLINKNGLTGIIFSRAEIQLKDGGVEESYYMLSISSDVGEIINSKSVLRTFPPIVPWGDEYKKYVGLFFDLATWDGSDFFTPKGTFYIFLTEHVRQIMIKENITNIALKPISELINNKI, encoded by the coding sequence ATGAGTATAAAAAATGATGAGATGTATAGCTTGTTTGATGGGGATAGAAGAGGAGCTATGCGTGTAGATATATTGGACGATTCAGTGGAACAGGAATCACTTTTTAGAAACGGAAGCACCCATGTTGTGCGGTTTAAGCAATATGAAGGAAAGCAACTCTATGATGTAGTTCCGTCTACCTTCGCTAATATTTACTTAGTATCTTCAAAATTTCGTGATTTAATCAATAAAAATGGTTTGACTGGAATTATATTTTCTAGAGCAGAAATCCAATTAAAAGATGGAGGTGTTGAAGAAAGTTATTATATGCTATCTATAAGTTCTGATGTAGGTGAAATAATTAACTCCAAAAGTGTATTGCGAACTTTCCCTCCAATTGTTCCTTGGGGGGACGAGTATAAAAAATATGTAGGTTTGTTTTTTGACTTGGCAACTTGGGACGGAAGTGATTTTTTTACTCCTAAAGGAACATTCTACATTTTTCTTACGGAACATGTAAGACAAATTATGATTAAGGAGAATATTACTAATATAGCGTTAAAACCAATTTCAGAACTGATAAATAATAAGATTTAA